One window of uncultured Methanoregula sp. genomic DNA carries:
- a CDS encoding DUF3821 domain-containing protein — translation MNIHKEAKDKTLFVMDVIMFITWALKLLFMQIPYILIGFVVLFLIVSPVSASLNKISADSPVFIGETNVDISAGLNGCHTIAWWKPGADINTAAPDKSILTYPINTPSTPISHFNISRDLFGGATGTWYCADLKPYYPAFEVEEPWINISVWDLDHNVDVTGQSVPFGTNITYKIDTNLYKVLLLKNRPNENPDDSPFSVSLTNPVGKNVPNIYTASIGKANAIIVPFDSKPFIRESTYTWSGGANWDHRAKNLQGDTVYPDGTYSFVVTQNLNQMQDSYPGGLDGVTTKTALVALQKDAFVPSVTEQVATVATQSTAIPTLSATVSAPAPSGQVTSLPTSTPVPRKTTYQPLPAWLGIAGLLIAGIFIIRKRA, via the coding sequence ATGAACATTCACAAAGAAGCAAAAGACAAGACGCTCTTCGTGATGGATGTCATAATGTTTATCACGTGGGCTTTGAAATTACTTTTCATGCAAATACCCTATATTTTAATCGGTTTTGTCGTGCTCTTCCTTATTGTTTCACCGGTCTCGGCAAGCCTGAATAAAATTTCTGCCGACTCGCCGGTGTTTATCGGGGAGACAAATGTTGACATCTCCGCGGGGCTGAACGGCTGCCACACGATAGCCTGGTGGAAACCGGGGGCCGATATCAACACAGCTGCCCCCGATAAAAGCATCCTGACCTATCCAATCAATACCCCCTCGACCCCGATTTCTCATTTCAATATCAGCCGCGATCTTTTTGGCGGCGCTACCGGCACCTGGTACTGTGCTGATCTGAAACCATACTACCCTGCGTTTGAAGTGGAAGAACCCTGGATCAACATATCGGTCTGGGACCTGGACCACAACGTGGATGTAACCGGCCAATCCGTTCCCTTTGGAACAAACATCACTTATAAGATCGATACCAACCTCTACAAGGTCCTCCTCTTAAAAAACCGCCCAAATGAAAATCCTGACGATTCCCCGTTCAGTGTCAGTCTGACCAATCCCGTGGGAAAAAATGTTCCCAATATCTACACGGCCAGTATCGGCAAGGCAAACGCCATCATCGTCCCCTTTGACAGCAAACCATTCATCAGGGAATCGACTTACACCTGGAGTGGCGGTGCAAACTGGGATCACCGGGCCAAAAACCTCCAGGGGGATACCGTTTATCCCGACGGGACATACTCCTTTGTAGTAACCCAGAATCTCAACCAGATGCAGGACAGTTACCCGGGAGGACTGGACGGGGTAACCACGAAAACCGCACTTGTAGCACTTCAAAAGGACGCATTTGTTCCCAGTGTTACGGAACAGGTGGCAACGGTCGCAACACAATCAACTGCCATCCCGACATTATCGGCAACAGTCTCGGCACCGGCACCTTCCGGACAGGTAACTTCTCTCCCCACCTCGACTCCGGTTCCGAGAAAGACAACCTACCAGCCCCTGCCGGCATGGCTTGGGATCGCCGGCCTCCTCATCGCGGGTATCTTTATCATCAGGAAACGGGCCTGA
- a CDS encoding tetratricopeptide repeat protein: protein MKSKTYLIAGSLIAILVIALALLVVLPSLTTDPAAKFQQAGALYTKSVDLANEGKYTEALKAADDALALNTPQLMPIIQSNRAGILVMLGKNDEALTAADAALSSHENLTTTFSIAYFNKGNALKNLGRTDEAKAAYAKAHELDPTLVSPI from the coding sequence ATGAAATCGAAGACCTATCTCATTGCCGGTTCGCTCATCGCGATCCTGGTTATTGCCCTTGCACTCCTTGTCGTTTTACCCTCCCTGACAACGGATCCTGCTGCGAAATTCCAGCAGGCAGGAGCACTCTACACGAAAAGCGTGGATCTCGCAAATGAGGGAAAATACACAGAAGCCCTCAAAGCTGCCGATGATGCGCTGGCCCTCAATACTCCCCAGCTCATGCCCATCATCCAGTCAAACCGGGCCGGGATTCTCGTTATGCTCGGGAAGAACGATGAAGCACTTACCGCTGCCGATGCTGCGCTCTCGTCGCACGAGAACCTGACCACCACATTCTCGATAGCATACTTCAACAAGGGCAATGCCCTCAAAAATCTCGGGCGGACCGATGAGGCAAAAGCGGCATATGCCAAAGCCCACGAGCTTGATCCAACGCTCGTCTCCCCCATCTGA
- a CDS encoding metallophosphoesterase — MKIEFLREGPALVIERELRMLVVADTHFGIEADLAAHGLHFRSRSAGRLERLEKTIDEAHADELILLGDVKHSIPTLTRQEYDELPKILDTLRNRIPLRVFPGNHDIGIERFLRSGELMPKEGTVLDGVGYLHGHMYPAPGLGGRLIVVGHHHPLLSIRDEVGCALQAPAYIRAGLDCGQLGLEKATEPVSPTRALFVPAFNEIAGYDILQIAKNPFSPISRCMVQDEAEIILADGTYIGSLKSIQPHEDD; from the coding sequence ATGAAGATCGAGTTCCTCCGGGAAGGCCCGGCACTGGTGATCGAACGGGAACTCCGCATGCTTGTTGTCGCGGACACGCATTTCGGGATCGAGGCCGACCTTGCAGCGCACGGCCTGCATTTCCGGAGCAGGAGCGCCGGCAGGCTCGAACGCCTGGAGAAAACCATTGACGAAGCACATGCCGACGAACTCATCCTTCTCGGGGACGTGAAACACAGTATCCCGACCCTGACAAGGCAGGAGTATGATGAACTGCCAAAAATTCTCGATACGCTCCGGAACCGCATCCCGCTCCGGGTCTTTCCGGGCAACCACGATATCGGTATCGAGCGGTTTCTCAGGAGCGGAGAACTCATGCCAAAAGAGGGTACCGTTCTTGACGGTGTGGGATACCTGCACGGGCACATGTACCCGGCACCGGGACTTGGCGGGCGCCTGATCGTTGTCGGCCACCATCATCCACTCCTCTCGATCCGGGATGAAGTCGGCTGTGCACTCCAGGCCCCGGCATACATCCGGGCCGGTCTCGATTGCGGGCAGCTCGGGCTTGAAAAAGCCACAGAGCCAGTATCCCCGACCCGGGCCCTGTTCGTGCCTGCATTCAATGAAATTGCCGGTTATGATATCCTCCAGATCGCGAAAAACCCGTTCTCACCCATCTCGCGGTGCATGGTCCAGGACGAGGCCGAGATCATCCTTGCCGACGGGACATACATCGGCTCCTTAAAATCAATCCAGCCCCATGAAGACGATTGA
- a CDS encoding DEAD/DEAH box helicase produces the protein MKTIEILDPRVQACIRKRGFTSLSDAQKQAIPLLARGSHLVLVAPTGTGKTESAMFPVFNGLVSLPAGGGFKALYITPLRSLNRDILSRMQWWCGELGLTVGVRHGDTPLAERRKQALSPPDLLITTPETVQALFMGKRLRTHLKNIRYVIIDEIHELAGSKRGAQLAVALERLHVYAGGFQRIGLSATVGNPEDIARFLCGSRPCSIVQVPVAKQLDISVKYVGDNFDHQAKVLSKALKREGSTLVFVNTRVTAEALGHALFERGDVEVHHGSLSKEVRIDAEERFKRGEIRTLICTSSMELGIDIGRVDHVIQFGSPREVARLVQRVGRAGHQLNTISKGTIFATGFDDLLESLVIAKKAKANEIERVVPQRHAADVLANQIAAIAVEYGEIEQTRILEIVERTDIFPDCAVLLNAVCHQMEEHRLIRIDGSRTITTARARRYLSGNLSMIHDERKVPIFDMVTRRTVGTLDESFVVGWVHTGAVFITKGQLWRVLEIADGRLTVEPAKKAIGELPSWEGEQIPVPYSVAREAGAMRRTRAIDDYTHEKEGIAFAGHFLVEMDKNRSLIPTDELVTLENTGDGVVVNVCAGHKANEALGRVISILISARYGTVVGLELDAYRMLLRLPSMIRAADVRDVLVSLDPATMPGILRLALKRTALFKWKLVQIAKKFGAIDPDADYEKISIHRLLDFFDNTIVQQEAYRELLSDYMDIDTAAALVTLIRDGKIKVALGPHSLIGAGGLLSSRDQIPPPTADAAVLATLKKRLEQDDVLLACMNCRDWKSRTVVSRVADHPQCPKCGARLIAALKPYEEEQYALVGKAKKTTEEKAVEQRLMRNANIVLSSGKKAVIALSARGVGPENASRILATLTDGDAFYREILKAERNFIQTHRYWS, from the coding sequence ATGAAGACGATTGAAATCCTTGACCCGCGGGTCCAGGCCTGTATCAGGAAGCGCGGGTTTACATCCCTGTCCGATGCCCAGAAGCAGGCAATTCCCCTTCTTGCCCGGGGCAGCCATCTCGTGCTCGTTGCCCCCACGGGTACCGGGAAGACCGAGAGCGCGATGTTTCCGGTCTTCAACGGCCTCGTCTCACTCCCGGCCGGAGGCGGGTTCAAGGCCTTGTACATCACCCCCCTGCGGTCGCTCAACCGGGATATCCTTTCCCGCATGCAGTGGTGGTGCGGCGAACTCGGCCTGACGGTCGGCGTCCGTCACGGGGACACACCGCTTGCCGAACGCAGGAAACAGGCGTTATCACCCCCGGATCTCCTGATCACGACCCCGGAAACCGTCCAGGCGCTCTTCATGGGAAAGCGGCTCCGCACCCATCTCAAGAATATCCGCTACGTCATCATCGACGAGATCCACGAGCTTGCAGGGAGCAAGCGCGGGGCCCAGCTGGCGGTTGCCCTTGAACGGCTGCACGTTTATGCGGGCGGGTTCCAGCGCATCGGGCTTTCGGCAACGGTAGGCAACCCGGAAGACATTGCACGTTTCCTCTGCGGCAGCCGCCCGTGTTCCATTGTCCAGGTTCCCGTGGCAAAGCAACTCGACATTTCTGTCAAGTACGTTGGCGATAATTTCGACCACCAGGCAAAGGTCCTGTCAAAGGCACTCAAACGCGAAGGCTCCACGCTTGTTTTCGTCAATACCCGGGTCACTGCAGAGGCGCTGGGCCATGCCCTCTTTGAACGAGGGGATGTCGAAGTCCACCACGGTTCGCTCTCGAAGGAGGTGCGGATCGATGCGGAAGAGCGGTTCAAACGCGGGGAGATCCGCACCCTCATCTGCACCTCGTCCATGGAGCTCGGCATCGACATAGGACGGGTCGATCACGTGATCCAGTTCGGCTCCCCGCGGGAAGTTGCCCGCCTGGTGCAGCGGGTGGGCCGGGCCGGTCACCAGCTCAACACTATCTCGAAAGGCACCATCTTTGCCACGGGATTTGACGACCTGCTGGAATCCCTCGTGATAGCAAAGAAGGCCAAAGCAAACGAGATCGAGCGCGTTGTGCCCCAGCGCCATGCAGCTGATGTTCTGGCAAACCAGATCGCTGCCATTGCTGTTGAATACGGGGAGATAGAACAGACGCGGATCCTCGAGATCGTTGAGCGGACTGACATCTTCCCCGATTGTGCCGTACTGCTCAATGCTGTCTGCCACCAGATGGAAGAACACCGGCTCATCCGGATCGACGGAAGCCGGACCATCACAACGGCTCGGGCACGGCGTTATCTTTCCGGGAACCTCTCGATGATCCACGATGAGCGGAAAGTCCCGATCTTCGATATGGTCACGCGGAGGACGGTCGGAACGCTCGATGAGTCGTTCGTGGTCGGATGGGTGCACACCGGCGCGGTCTTCATCACCAAGGGGCAACTCTGGCGGGTGCTGGAGATCGCCGATGGGAGACTCACCGTAGAGCCGGCAAAGAAGGCGATTGGCGAGCTCCCGTCATGGGAAGGCGAGCAGATCCCGGTCCCGTACTCGGTGGCCCGGGAAGCCGGGGCCATGCGGAGGACCCGGGCGATTGATGACTATACTCATGAGAAGGAAGGGATCGCGTTTGCCGGCCACTTCCTGGTCGAGATGGACAAGAACCGCTCGCTCATCCCCACGGACGAGCTCGTCACGCTGGAGAATACCGGGGACGGGGTTGTCGTGAATGTCTGCGCCGGCCACAAGGCCAACGAGGCGCTTGGCCGGGTCATCTCCATCCTCATTTCCGCCCGGTACGGGACGGTGGTAGGTCTCGAGCTGGACGCGTACCGCATGCTGCTCCGGCTCCCGTCCATGATACGGGCTGCGGATGTCCGGGATGTCCTCGTCTCGCTTGACCCTGCCACCATGCCCGGGATCCTCCGCCTTGCCCTGAAACGGACGGCGCTCTTCAAGTGGAAACTGGTTCAGATTGCAAAGAAGTTCGGAGCGATCGACCCGGATGCGGATTACGAGAAGATCAGTATCCACCGGCTCCTTGACTTTTTTGATAATACGATCGTGCAGCAGGAAGCTTACCGCGAACTCCTCTCGGACTACATGGATATCGATACTGCAGCAGCGCTTGTCACCCTGATACGGGACGGGAAGATCAAAGTTGCCCTTGGCCCGCATTCCCTGATCGGAGCCGGCGGTCTCCTCTCCTCCCGCGATCAGATCCCGCCACCAACTGCCGATGCGGCGGTCCTTGCCACACTGAAAAAGCGGTTGGAGCAGGATGATGTCCTGCTTGCCTGCATGAACTGCCGGGACTGGAAGAGCCGGACGGTGGTCTCCAGGGTTGCCGATCACCCCCAGTGCCCGAAATGCGGGGCACGGCTGATCGCTGCCCTGAAGCCGTACGAGGAAGAGCAGTACGCCCTCGTTGGCAAGGCAAAGAAGACAACGGAAGAGAAGGCAGTCGAGCAGCGGCTGATGCGGAATGCCAACATTGTCCTGTCGAGCGGGAAGAAAGCGGTCATTGCCCTGTCAGCCCGGGGTGTCGGGCCGGAGAACGCATCCCGGATCCTTGCCACCCTGACGGATGGTGACGCGTTCTACCGTGAGATCCTCAAGGCTGAACGGAATTTCATCCAGACGCACCGCTACTGGTCATGA
- a CDS encoding TATA-box-binding protein — MAEKKYASLKIENIVASGVIADSIDLAMVSGKIKSCELNTKRFPGAVYRIENPKIASLIFSSGKVVLTGIRDKKALADGLGIIMKSLKEAGVDTYDEPRVAITNIVCSYDIGKYINLNKVVITLNLENIEYEPEQFPGLVYRIKDPKIVALLFSSGKIILTGGKNLEDIKKGLDFLEQKLESIM; from the coding sequence ATGGCTGAGAAAAAGTACGCTTCATTAAAAATTGAGAACATCGTAGCATCAGGAGTCATCGCCGATTCCATAGACCTTGCAATGGTCTCCGGCAAGATCAAGAGCTGCGAACTCAATACGAAACGGTTCCCGGGTGCGGTTTACCGTATCGAGAACCCCAAAATTGCTTCCCTGATCTTCTCTTCCGGAAAAGTCGTGCTGACCGGTATCCGGGACAAGAAGGCATTAGCCGACGGTCTAGGTATCATCATGAAATCCCTCAAAGAGGCCGGTGTCGATACCTATGACGAGCCCCGGGTTGCAATCACCAATATCGTCTGCTCGTATGATATCGGGAAGTACATCAACCTCAACAAGGTGGTCATCACCCTTAACCTTGAAAACATCGAGTACGAGCCTGAGCAATTCCCCGGTCTCGTTTACCGGATCAAGGACCCCAAGATCGTTGCCCTCCTCTTCTCCAGCGGCAAGATCATCCTTACCGGCGGCAAGAATCTCGAGGATATCAAGAAAGGTCTTGACTTCCTCGAGCAGAAGCTCGAGAGCATAATGTAA